The following are from one region of the Mustela lutreola isolate mMusLut2 chromosome 7, mMusLut2.pri, whole genome shotgun sequence genome:
- the LOC131837137 gene encoding olfactory receptor 11H6-like — protein sequence MVFNHTGFYDTHLVSAALKTNAFSNINNCSNSVSIFIFLGFPYTWEIQVILFSVFSGTYILTVTGNLCIICAVRWDRRLQTPMYILLANFSFLEIWFITSTVPNMLANLLSETSTISFYGCFLQFYFFFSMGTTETFFLSAMAFDRYLAICRPLHYPTVMTVQRCIRIGAGCWVCGFLYFLLPIYLISQLPFCCSNKIDHFLCDPGPLIKLSCVPAPATEIICAIYNSVLIFSTLFFITNSYTLVIRAVLRVPSGEGQHKAFSTCGSHLAIVSLFYGSIMVVYVSPTSGNPTGMQKYVTLFYSVLTPLFNPLIYSLRNKEMKAALRKLFKIVRFS from the exons ATGGTGTTCAACCATACAGGTTTTTATGATACCCATCTTGTATCTGCAG ctttaaaaacaaatgcattttcCAATATAAATAATTGCTCTAACTCTGTGAGTATATTCATTTTCTTGGGTTTCCCTTATACCTGGGAAATTCAGGTTATCCTCTTTTCAGTCTTCTCTGGGACTTATATTCTGACTGTAACTGGAAATCTGTGCATTATATGTGCTGTGAGGTGGGACCGTCGACTGCAAACTCCAATGTATATTCTGCTAGCTAATTTTTCCTTCCTGGAGATCTGGTTTATCACCTCCACTGTACCTAATATGCTGGCCAACTTGCTTTCTGAGACCAGCACCATCTCTTTCTATGGCTGCTTCCTCCagttctacttcttcttctccaTGGGTACCACTGAGACTTTCTTCTTGTCTGCCATGGCCTTTGACAGGTACCTTGCTATCTGCAGGCCCCTGCACTACCCCACTGTCATGACTGTTCAGCGCTGCATCAGAATAggagctgggtgctgggtgtGTGGTTTCCTATACTTCCTCTTGCCTATATACCTCATCTCTCAACTCCCATTTTGTTGTTCCAATAAGATTGATCACTTCCTTTGTGACCCAGGACCTCTTATAAAGCTGTCCTGTGTGCCAGCTCCAGCAACTGAGATCATCTGTGCCATCTATAACTCAGTCCTCATTTTCTCTACCTTATTCTTCATTACCAACTCCTATACCTTGGTGATCAGAGCTGTGCTGAGAGTCCCCTCAGGAGAAGGGCAGCACAAGGCCTTCTCCACGTGTGGCTCCCATCTGGCCATAGTGTCCCTATTCTATGGCTCTATCATGGTTGTATATGTAAGCCCAACATCAGGCAATCCAACTGGAATGCAGAAATATGtgactttgttttattctgtGTTAACTCCACTTTTCAACCCTTTGATCTATAGTCTTCGAAATAAAGAGATGAAGGCAGCTCtgagaaagttatttaaaattgtgagATTTAGTTAG